In the Oscillospiraceae bacterium genome, ACCATCATCCGAAACTATCTGGATTGCTGTCTCGATCTGCCGTGGAATATCAGCGTCTCTAAAAAACATACCATCGAACAGATGAAGGCGATTCTTGATAAAGATCATTACGGACTGCAGAAAGTCAAGGACAGAATTTTGGAGCATCTGGCCGTGGAACTGCTGTCGCCGGACATCAAGGGACAGGTGATCTGTCTTGTCGGGCCTCCGGGTACGGGTAAAAGCTCTGTCGCGCGTTCCATTGCAAGAGCCGGCGGCAGGAATTTCGCCACAATATCTCTGGGAGGCGTTCGGGACGAGGCCGATATCCGTGGCCACCGCAAGACCTACGTCGGCGCGATGCCCGGCCGGTTGATCAACGCACTGATCAGTGCAAAATCGAATAACCCTGTGATCTTACTCGATGAAATTGATAAACTCGGAAACGATTACCGGGGCGATCCTTCATCGGCATTGCTGGAACTGCTTGACGCCGAACAAAACAATGCTTTTGTCGATCATTTCATCGAACTGCCGTTTGACCTTTCGAATGTGCTGTTTATTACAACCGCGAATTATTATGAGAATATCCCCGAACCGCTGCGTGACCGCATGGAGATCATCAGTCTCACGAGTTATACCCGCGAGGAAAAACGTAATATCGCAAAACTCCATCTGATTCCGAAGCAGCTGAAAAAGCACGGACTGAAAAAAACACAACTCACAATCAATGATAACGCCGTCAACGCGATCATCGACAATTACACCCGTGAAGCGGGCGTACGCGAACTGGAACGTGAGATTGCGGCGATCTGCCGTAAGACCGCTTTGGCAATCGCATCGGGTGAAACCGCAAAAGTCGGCGTCAAATCGGAAAATCTCGATAAATACCTCGGTCCGGCCAAGTTTAAACCGGATATGGCGGTCGATAACGAGGTCGGCGTGGCGACAGGGTTGGCATGGACGGCCATCGGCGGCGACACGCTTCAGATCGAAGTCAGTGTGCTCGAGGGCAGCGGAAAACTCGAACTGACGGGTTCTCTCGGCGACGTCATGAAGGAGTCGGCGCGGGCTGCGGTCAGCTATATCCGCAGCGCCTGCGACAAACTCGGCGTCGATAAGGAATTCTATAAGACAAAAGACCTGCATATCCATGTTCCCGAAGGCGCCGTACCCAAGGACGGACCGTCTGCGGGCATTACGATCACCACCGCACTGGTCTCTGCGCTGTCAGGGAAACCGGTTCGAAAGAATCTGGCAATGACAGGTGAAATGACTTTACGGGGCAGGGTGCTGCCGATCGGCGGTTTGAAAGAAAAAGCGA is a window encoding:
- the lon gene encoding endopeptidase La, with the translated sequence MAKVLVNTNISKFDNIPMIALRGVVLFPEMTLRFDVSRQKSVAALQHVSEGDQQLIFLAAQENAEVQNPRKEDIFQIGTIGKIKQIVKTTPDSYAVLVEGILRAKITDYVQMKPFFSANVERIVEKAPLRNTTTGEALVRTAQRIFSEYFELNDNTAREILMSALAKTQPGVLSDFIASNSMMPFEEQQAILEEKSHISRLKRVISLLSHQNSVLKLENEIEDKVRVSMDKNQRDYFLKEQLRTISEELGEESEMDEYMDYKTRIKALRVSPEISEKLEKEALKLVKMPLGSQEATIIRNYLDCCLDLPWNISVSKKHTIEQMKAILDKDHYGLQKVKDRILEHLAVELLSPDIKGQVICLVGPPGTGKSSVARSIARAGGRNFATISLGGVRDEADIRGHRKTYVGAMPGRLINALISAKSNNPVILLDEIDKLGNDYRGDPSSALLELLDAEQNNAFVDHFIELPFDLSNVLFITTANYYENIPEPLRDRMEIISLTSYTREEKRNIAKLHLIPKQLKKHGLKKTQLTINDNAVNAIIDNYTREAGVRELEREIAAICRKTALAIASGETAKVGVKSENLDKYLGPAKFKPDMAVDNEVGVATGLAWTAIGGDTLQIEVSVLEGSGKLELTGSLGDVMKESARAAVSYIRSACDKLGVDKEFYKTKDLHIHVPEGAVPKDGPSAGITITTALVSALSGKPVRKNLAMTGEMTLRGRVLPIGGLKEKAMAAYRMGMKTVLIPEENKPDLFEIDKAVKDALEFIPVKHIDEVLVQALVSEN